In the Leptospira limi genome, one interval contains:
- a CDS encoding iron chaperone: MKSNKPENIDEYILLFPKEIQIKLNHVRKIIREEAPNAKEAIKYAIPTFIQNGNLVHFAAYKNHLGFYALPSGNIKFQKEISKYKSGKGSIQFPITEPIPDELIRKIVRFRIKENESKEKKNKK; this comes from the coding sequence ATGAAATCTAATAAACCTGAAAATATAGATGAATATATACTTTTGTTTCCAAAGGAAATTCAAATTAAATTGAATCATGTCCGAAAAATCATTCGAGAAGAAGCACCTAATGCAAAAGAGGCGATAAAGTATGCAATTCCAACGTTTATTCAGAATGGGAATTTAGTCCATTTCGCCGCATATAAAAATCATCTTGGATTTTATGCACTCCCATCAGGGAATATTAAGTTCCAAAAAGAAATTTCTAAGTATAAATCTGGAAAGGGATCGATTCAATTTCCAATCACAGAACCCATACCAGATGAACTGATACGAAAAATCGTAAGGTTCAGAATCAAAGAAAATGAATCGAAAGAAAAAAAAAACAAAAAATAG
- a CDS encoding 7TM diverse intracellular signaling domain-containing protein: protein MKIQNLFLQCLVLLFCSELSADESNVNLIQIQEKPIHLAKYMYVLEDTNHQIEFQDLKVNVSKYPFHQNPNAKEAFNFSYSKSTYWLKVKIVNPYDHEYISSLVVSYPRLKTLDLYFETNEGVKHIRSGYVVASMDRPYPSRNFVFPIIFPKNTTSMIYLKVQSPNAINLPIQLWNQKFYDRHEIDDHVLQAIYFGMTLAMIVFNLFVFFILRDISYLLYVLVVLSSAIAIATHNGIASEYLWNNSPWLDQYAINLLISVVLILFLIFMRTLLQTKKVLPRLDRVNSLLILIQFLLPIIYIINFDMFIKWLVLSHTITSLWILIIGVLCSIKRQRIAYFFLLAFAFLFLALIISTLRALGYIPTNVFTMEGPQYGSAAEMMLLAFALADRYNFIIKEKEIAENNVKINLEKSNLDLEEKVKERTYKLNQTLSVLRRDLFVAKKIQENSISVDVKLLEQLNFVFKYLPVSEVGGDFFDITHLKDSRFRILVADATGHGVHAAMITMAIKGLYDPIKEFELTPSKIMEIFNEEFMDNFVSLNSLLTAIIIDIHFEEKTIQFASAGHPSAVLIQNGKLKLLAKTGRMIGLKKQTHYENIELKFELGNRLFIFTDGVFEAFNQNDEEFGEEKLHELFLKTTHLSLSEVEEELLKSLQNFQNGQDRQDDITILGFDL from the coding sequence ATGAAAATTCAAAATCTTTTCCTACAATGTTTGGTACTTTTGTTTTGCTCCGAATTGTCAGCAGATGAATCCAATGTCAATCTAATCCAAATCCAAGAAAAACCAATTCACTTAGCAAAGTATATGTATGTCTTGGAGGATACCAATCATCAAATTGAATTCCAAGATTTGAAGGTAAATGTTTCCAAATATCCTTTTCATCAAAATCCAAATGCTAAAGAAGCCTTCAATTTTTCGTATTCTAAATCAACCTATTGGCTAAAGGTGAAAATTGTAAATCCATATGATCATGAATATATTTCTAGTTTGGTTGTGAGTTATCCAAGATTAAAGACATTGGATTTGTATTTTGAAACAAATGAAGGAGTGAAACACATACGTTCTGGTTATGTTGTGGCATCAATGGATCGACCCTATCCGTCTAGGAATTTTGTTTTTCCAATTATATTTCCAAAAAATACAACTTCGATGATTTACTTAAAAGTACAATCTCCAAATGCAATTAACTTACCAATTCAACTTTGGAACCAAAAATTCTATGACCGGCATGAAATCGATGATCATGTTTTGCAGGCGATTTATTTTGGAATGACACTCGCGATGATCGTGTTTAACCTTTTTGTATTTTTCATTTTAAGAGATATAAGTTATTTATTATATGTTCTGGTTGTATTAAGTTCTGCGATTGCGATTGCAACTCATAATGGAATTGCTTCCGAGTATTTATGGAACAACTCACCATGGTTAGACCAATATGCCATTAATCTGCTGATTTCCGTTGTATTGATTTTGTTCCTGATTTTTATGCGGACATTACTTCAGACTAAAAAAGTTTTACCGCGACTTGATCGAGTGAATTCGCTACTAATTTTAATTCAGTTTTTGCTCCCAATAATTTACATTATTAACTTTGATATGTTTATTAAATGGTTAGTTTTGAGTCATACGATTACTTCTTTATGGATTCTTATCATCGGTGTTCTTTGCTCAATTAAAAGACAACGGATTGCCTATTTTTTCCTTTTAGCCTTTGCTTTTTTATTCCTTGCACTCATCATTTCCACATTAAGAGCATTAGGATACATTCCTACAAATGTATTTACAATGGAAGGTCCACAATATGGATCTGCTGCTGAGATGATGTTACTTGCCTTTGCATTGGCTGATCGTTACAATTTTATCATTAAAGAAAAAGAAATCGCTGAAAACAATGTCAAAATCAACTTAGAAAAATCCAATCTAGACTTGGAAGAAAAAGTAAAAGAAAGAACATATAAACTTAACCAAACACTTAGTGTATTAAGAAGAGATCTATTTGTTGCTAAAAAAATCCAGGAAAACTCTATCTCTGTTGATGTAAAACTATTAGAACAACTCAATTTTGTTTTCAAATACCTTCCAGTTTCAGAAGTAGGTGGTGATTTTTTTGACATCACACATCTTAAGGATTCGCGCTTTAGAATTTTGGTAGCAGATGCAACAGGCCATGGAGTCCATGCTGCTATGATTACAATGGCGATCAAAGGTTTGTATGATCCAATTAAAGAATTTGAACTCACTCCAAGTAAAATAATGGAAATTTTTAATGAAGAATTTATGGATAATTTTGTTTCATTAAACAGTTTGCTGACTGCAATCATCATCGATATCCACTTTGAGGAAAAAACAATTCAATTTGCTTCTGCTGGTCATCCTTCTGCCGTATTAATACAAAATGGAAAATTGAAACTATTAGCAAAAACAGGAAGGATGATTGGACTCAAAAAACAAACCCATTATGAAAATATCGAACTTAAATTTGAATTAGGAAATCGATTGTTTATTTTTACAGACGGTGTCTTCGAAGCTTTTAATCAAAATGATGAGGAATTTGGGGAAGAGAAACTCCATGAACTTTTTTTGAAAACCACTCATTTGTCTTTGTCTGAGGTGGAAGAAGAACTATTGAAATCTCTCCAAAATTTTCAAAATGGTCAGGACAGACAGGATGATATAACGATTTTGGGTTTTGATTTATAG
- a CDS encoding MATE family efflux transporter, with translation MTSASLWEDLKSALSGSEEDYTEISLRKAIFLLSVPMILELVLESVFAVVDIYFVGSLGASAVATVGLTETYLFLLYAIAMGLSFSVTAIVARRIGEKEKDLAGIAAIQSIWIAILSSIPFSIAGIYFSKELLLLMGADEWVLNEGHQYMQWMLGGNVIVILLFLINAVFRGAGDAAISMRVLWLANGLNIILDPIFIFGWGPIPAFGLTGAAIATNIGRGIGVLFQLWLLFRGGKHIKIMKSHLKIEWESIIGILKTSLGGIGQMIVGMTSWIFIMRILSEFGSQTVAAATIALRTMMFTLMPSWGMSNAVATLVGQNLGAGKPDRAEQSVWVTGLCNMCYLVLVSLIYFFLSERIIGIFTSDSKVIIIGSEWLRIVSYSYFVYAWWMAASQAFNGAGDTMTPTKINVIFFWIIQIPLAYTLGKYFEFGYSGVFWAMMISETSVGIYTLWLFTKGKWKETKV, from the coding sequence ATGACAAGTGCTAGTTTATGGGAAGATTTAAAAAGTGCATTATCTGGTTCTGAGGAAGATTATACTGAAATCAGTTTAAGAAAGGCAATATTTCTATTATCTGTCCCAATGATTTTAGAACTAGTATTAGAATCTGTTTTTGCAGTTGTAGATATTTATTTCGTAGGTTCGTTAGGAGCTTCTGCCGTTGCAACTGTTGGACTCACAGAAACTTACCTATTTCTTCTTTATGCAATCGCAATGGGATTATCTTTTTCCGTTACAGCCATTGTAGCTCGACGCATTGGTGAAAAAGAAAAAGATTTGGCTGGTATTGCCGCAATTCAATCGATTTGGATTGCGATCTTATCTTCAATTCCATTTTCTATCGCAGGAATTTATTTTTCTAAAGAATTGTTATTACTAATGGGAGCTGATGAATGGGTCCTAAATGAAGGACATCAATATATGCAATGGATGTTAGGTGGTAATGTCATTGTTATACTATTATTTTTAATCAATGCTGTTTTTCGTGGAGCAGGGGATGCCGCCATTTCGATGCGTGTACTTTGGCTTGCAAATGGATTAAATATCATTTTAGATCCAATTTTTATTTTTGGATGGGGACCAATTCCCGCTTTTGGGTTAACAGGTGCAGCAATCGCTACCAATATTGGAAGAGGCATTGGTGTGTTATTTCAATTGTGGCTGTTATTTCGAGGTGGAAAACATATAAAAATAATGAAAAGCCATCTTAAAATTGAATGGGAATCGATCATCGGTATTCTCAAAACTTCATTGGGTGGTATAGGGCAAATGATAGTTGGTATGACATCATGGATTTTTATCATGAGAATATTGTCTGAATTTGGAAGTCAGACCGTCGCCGCTGCAACGATTGCCCTGAGAACGATGATGTTTACTTTAATGCCATCTTGGGGGATGTCAAATGCTGTTGCCACTTTGGTAGGGCAAAATCTAGGAGCTGGAAAACCAGACCGAGCAGAACAATCAGTTTGGGTTACTGGTTTATGTAATATGTGTTATTTAGTATTAGTGTCTCTAATATATTTTTTCTTAAGTGAAAGGATAATTGGGATTTTTACTTCTGATTCAAAAGTAATTATAATAGGATCTGAGTGGTTACGCATTGTATCTTACTCGTATTTTGTTTATGCTTGGTGGATGGCAGCAAGTCAGGCTTTTAATGGAGCGGGTGATACCATGACTCCTACTAAAATTAATGTAATCTTTTTCTGGATCATTCAAATTCCCTTAGCATACACATTAGGAAAATATTTTGAATTTGGTTATAGTGGAGTTTTTTGGGCCATGATGATATCTGAAACATCAGTCGGTATATATACACTCTGGCTATTTACAAAAGGAAAATGGAAAGAGACAAAAGTTTAA
- a CDS encoding alkene reductase, with protein MSLLFEKAKLGNLELKNRVVMAPMTRSRSIGNVPGEIVATYYEQRSEAGLIITEGTSPSPNGLGYARIPGIFSKEQTEAWKVVTDKVHKKGSKIFVQLMHTGRIGHEFNLPKSAKVLAPSAIMAKGKMWTDSNGMVDHPTPKEMSKEEIQSTIQEFVLASKNAITAGFDGVELHAANGYLLEQFLHPSSNQRTDEYGGSIENRIRFILEVTKEVSDAIGKEKTGIRLSPYGAFNDLFPFEETHDEYSLLAQKLNELGIVYIHLVDHSSMGAPTVEPKTVSAIRNNFKNTLILSGGYDSQRAEADLSSGNANLVAFGKPFLANPNLVTKFQKNLPLVNFDETTLYTPGEKGYIDYPIVS; from the coding sequence ATGAGTTTGTTGTTTGAAAAAGCAAAATTAGGAAATTTAGAATTAAAAAATCGTGTCGTAATGGCACCCATGACAAGATCGAGATCAATTGGAAATGTTCCCGGTGAAATCGTAGCCACATACTACGAACAAAGATCGGAAGCAGGACTTATCATTACAGAGGGAACCTCACCATCTCCGAATGGTTTAGGTTATGCGAGAATCCCTGGAATTTTTTCAAAAGAACAAACAGAAGCTTGGAAAGTTGTTACTGATAAAGTTCATAAAAAAGGAAGCAAAATTTTTGTTCAGCTGATGCATACTGGTAGGATCGGCCATGAATTCAATTTGCCAAAATCAGCAAAAGTTCTTGCACCTTCTGCCATCATGGCAAAAGGCAAAATGTGGACTGATAGTAATGGTATGGTGGATCATCCAACACCAAAAGAGATGTCTAAAGAGGAAATTCAATCTACGATTCAAGAATTTGTTTTAGCATCTAAGAATGCGATCACTGCAGGATTTGATGGAGTTGAATTACATGCAGCAAACGGATATTTGTTGGAACAATTTTTACACCCTTCTTCTAATCAAAGAACGGATGAATATGGTGGCTCAATTGAAAATCGTATCCGATTCATTCTTGAAGTGACCAAAGAAGTTTCTGATGCCATAGGAAAAGAAAAAACTGGAATCCGCTTATCTCCTTACGGTGCCTTTAACGATTTATTTCCATTTGAGGAAACTCATGATGAGTATTCTTTATTGGCACAAAAGTTAAATGAGCTTGGTATTGTTTACATTCATTTGGTGGATCACTCATCAATGGGAGCACCAACTGTAGAACCAAAAACTGTTTCTGCAATCAGAAATAATTTTAAAAACACTCTTATACTAAGTGGAGGGTATGATTCACAACGTGCGGAAGCGGACCTCTCATCAGGTAACGCTAATTTGGTGGCATTCGGAAAACCATTCCTTGCAAACCCAAATCTTGTGACTAAATTCCAAAAGAATTTACCTCTTGTGAATTTTGATGAAACAACTTTGTATACTCCCGGAGAAAAAGGTTACATCGATTATCCAATTGTTTCCTAA
- a CDS encoding SRPBCC family protein yields MYQKEAILTLEEKIVRLERTFRAPLKLVWEVWTNPLHIEKWWGPKGFTNPIVDFDFHVGGSYRIVMRSPEGIDYPVKGKFLEITPYQSFVMSDLVDEHPDEWVKEVQKIAGVTGDRSMLNSKLRVLFEESNEITKVILITEFMSNQIRDGFANSGMKEGWSQSFEKLEEQTLPETNELIIEKKLAHPIANVFAAFADPTNINLWWGPNGFTTSTEFREFKVGGKWIYTMKAPDGTIYPNLVQYKEIRDGEYLEYIHGSGSTDKDDNFIVRITFTALSENHTIIKMKMTFPNASVRNSVVDFGAIEGAHQTLSRLNQFLDTNS; encoded by the coding sequence ATGTACCAAAAAGAAGCCATTCTCACATTAGAGGAAAAAATCGTAAGATTAGAACGCACATTTCGGGCACCATTAAAACTAGTTTGGGAAGTTTGGACAAATCCTCTACATATTGAAAAATGGTGGGGACCAAAAGGATTTACCAATCCGATTGTTGACTTTGATTTCCACGTTGGTGGATCATATCGAATTGTGATGAGATCTCCAGAAGGAATCGATTATCCAGTCAAAGGAAAATTTTTAGAAATAACACCTTATCAAAGTTTTGTGATGAGTGATTTAGTTGATGAACATCCTGATGAATGGGTGAAAGAAGTTCAAAAAATCGCTGGAGTTACCGGTGATCGTTCCATGTTAAATTCGAAGTTGCGAGTATTATTTGAAGAATCGAATGAAATAACAAAGGTTATACTAATAACGGAATTTATGTCAAACCAAATCCGCGATGGATTCGCAAATTCTGGTATGAAAGAAGGATGGTCACAAAGTTTCGAAAAACTAGAAGAACAAACATTACCTGAAACCAATGAATTGATAATTGAAAAAAAATTAGCACATCCAATAGCAAATGTTTTTGCAGCATTTGCAGATCCAACCAATATAAATCTCTGGTGGGGACCAAATGGTTTTACGACATCAACTGAATTTAGAGAATTCAAAGTAGGTGGTAAATGGATTTATACTATGAAGGCACCCGATGGAACTATTTATCCAAATTTAGTTCAGTATAAAGAAATTCGAGATGGCGAATATTTAGAATATATTCATGGATCCGGCTCAACTGATAAGGATGATAATTTCATTGTAAGGATCACGTTTACTGCGTTATCAGAAAATCATACCATTATCAAAATGAAAATGACCTTTCCGAATGCAAGTGTCAGGAACTCAGTAGTTGATTTTGGAGCAATTGAAGGTGCTCACCAAACATTGAGTAGATTAAATCAATTTCTGGATACGAATTCTTAA
- a CDS encoding ArsR/SmtB family transcription factor, whose translation MVKLKQTEESLNSTFQALADPTRRKILMQLVSGEATVLQLAEPFQMSLPGISKHIKVLERAGLIERGKSAQYRPCRIKAEALEEANLWLQQYKKLWEERFDRLDQYLMDLQQTKGKE comes from the coding sequence ATGGTTAAATTAAAACAAACGGAAGAATCCTTAAATTCTACCTTCCAAGCCCTTGCTGATCCAACGCGTAGAAAAATCCTCATGCAACTTGTCTCTGGTGAGGCGACGGTATTGCAATTAGCAGAACCATTCCAAATGAGCCTACCAGGAATTTCAAAACACATAAAAGTCTTAGAAAGAGCAGGTTTGATTGAAAGAGGGAAATCGGCACAATACCGCCCTTGTCGGATCAAAGCGGAAGCATTAGAAGAAGCTAATTTATGGTTACAACAATATAAAAAGTTATGGGAAGAACGTTTTGATCGTTTGGACCAATACTTGATGGATTTACAACAAACAAAAGGAAAAGAATAG